The following nucleotide sequence is from Brachyspira suanatina.
ATCTACAGTTAATGTACTTTTGAAATACGGAGCTGATTCAAAAATTCAAAACTCTGATGGAAATACAGCTTTACATTATGCTGCAATGTATGCATCTTCTGATGTTATAAAAAATATAGTTGCTTCAGACAAATCAAGTGTTAATATGGCTAATAATGAAAATATGTATCCTATACATTATGCTGCTTTAGAAGATAATGTTGATGCTTTAACAGCTTTAGTTCAAAACGGAAAAGCAGATGTTAATATAAAAGATTCTAATAATGATACAGCTTTACATTATGCTGCTGCTTATGGTAATATAGATAGTGTTATGGCTTTGGTAGAAAAATGTAATGCTGATAAAACATTAAAAGATAATGACGGTTATATCGCTGCTGATTTAGCTCTTGATAATGGTTATGAGAATATAGCCAATTATTTAAAAGGTGCTGCTTATATACCTGATAATAATCAAGAAATAGGTAATGAACAAGAATTAATACTTCCTGAGTACAATAAAAAGCCAAATTTGGATAAAAAATGGTGGTAATTTAATTTTATTATAATTGTGATTTTAAAAGGCTTGGAATTTTATAAATTTCAAGCCTTTATTTTTTTATTTATTTCAATAAAAAATATCTTTTTTCATAAAATCATAATATATTATAATTATATATTTGTTATAAATAATATTAGAAAAATAGTACAATAAAATTTGCAATAGAAATAAATATATAATACAATATAAGATAATATATTAATTGAGAGGAATTAAGAATATGTTTAAAGGCACTACAATATGTGCAGTATGCAGAGACGGAGTTACGGCAATAGCTGGAGATGGACAAGTTACATTAGGCGAAACTGTAATGAAACCTAATGCTGTTAAATTAAGAAAATTATACGGTGGTAAAGTGATATCCGGTTTTGCTGGATCCACTGCTGATGCTTTTACATTATTTGAAAAATTTGAAAAAAGACTTCAGGAATTTTCAGGTGATTTAACCAGAGCGGCAGTTGAGCTTGCACGCGAATGGAGAACTGATAAAATGCTTAGAAATTTACAGGCGCTTATTATAGTGGCAAGTAAAGAAAAAATGCTTTTACTTTCCGGTAATGGTGATGTTATAGAAAGTGAGAACAATATATTAGCTATAGGTAGCGGCGGACAGTATGCTAAAGCAGCTGCAATGGCATTAAGTGAAAATACAGACCTTTCCGCTAAAGAAATAGCTAGAAAATCGCTTGAAATAGCTTCTAAAATATGTATATACACTAACAGCAATATTTCTTTGGAGGTAATAGAATAAGATGTCATTTGATGCGAAATTAGAAAGCGAACTTACGCCTAGAAAAATAGTAGAGGCATTGGATCAATATATAATAGGACAGACAGAGGCAAAACGTTCTGTTGCTATAGCTTTGAGAAATAGATATAGAAGAAGACATTTACCTGATGAATTGAGAGATGAGGTTGCGCCTAAAAATATAATTCTTATAGGTCCTACAGGAGTTGGTAAAACTGAGATAGCTAGAAGACTTGCTAAATTGGTAAATGCTCCTTTTATTAAGGTTGAGGCTACAAAATATACAGAAGTTGGTTATGTAGGACGTGATGTTGAGAGTATGGTAAGAGATTTGGTAAATGTTGCCATATTTGATCTTAAAACTGCTATGATGAAAGAAGTAGAAAAAGAGGCTACAGAAATAGCTTTGGATAAATTAGCTAAATTACTTCTTCCTTCTGTTAAAAAAGAAAATGATGAAAATATGTCTGAAGAAGAAGCAGAAAAGAAGAAAAATGCTAAAGAACAAATAAAAAAACGTATACAGAATGGTGATTTTGATGAAAGTTATGTAGAAATTAAAATATCATCAGGAAATAATAGAATGTTTGGTATAATTCCAGGTATGGGTTTTGAAGAAAGTGATATGATTCAATCCATGGTAGGAAGTATTATGCCTACAAATAAGAAGCATAAACGTTTGAGAGTTAAAGAGGCTAAAAAATATTTAATTAATGAGGCTTCAGAATCTCTTATAGATATGGATAAAATCACATCCGATGCTTTAAGTCTTACAGAGAATATGGGTATCATATTCTTAGATGAAATAGATAAAATTGCAAGCGGCAATAAAACAGATAGTGCAGATGTAGCCCGTCATGGTGTACAAAGAGATTTACTTCCTATAGTTGAAGGTACTACAGTTAATACAAGATATGGTCCTATAAAAACAGATCATATATTGTTTATTGCAGCAGGGGCTTTCCATATAAATAAGCCTTCCGATTTGATTCCTGAACTTCAAGGAAGATTTCCTATAAGAGTTGAGTTAAAGGCTTTATCAAAAGATGATTTCAAGGATATACTTGTTAATCCTAAGAATGCTATAACAAAACAGTATCAGGAGCTATTAAAGACAGAGGGGGTAACAATAGAATTTGAAGAAGAGGCTCTATCAGCAATAGCAGATATAGCATATAATATCAATACTAATGTGGAAAATATAGGTGCTAGAAGACTTTACACTATTATGGAAAAGGTATTTGAAGAGATTTCTTTTAGTGCTGATGAACATAAAGGTGAATTTATAAAAATTAATGCCGATAATATAAAAGAGTCGATGAAGGATATCGAGGATAACAGAGATATAAGCAGATATATATTGTAGTGTTTTTTAATATAATAGTAGATTTTTTTATTATTTTTTATAATATAGTAAATATAATTAAAAAAAATGGAGTTTATGATGGATAATAACAATGAACAACAAGAAAGTACTGTATTTATTAAATGGGTGCCTCTATATGAGACAAGGCATAAACTTATAGACAGTCAGCATAAAGAGCTTGTTAATATTGTTAATGAGCTTTATTTGGCAACTGTTGATAATAATGCCAATACTAATGAAGCTTTTATTAAAGCTATTAAAAAATGTATAGACTATACTCAGTATCATTTCAAGACAGAAGAAAAAATAATGGATTTAATTAATTATTCAGATGCTGAGAATCATAAAGCTATGCATAAAAGTTTTTATCTTGAAATAGTTGATCAGATTAGAAAATATGAAGAAGGTCAGCCTTTTGTAGCCAATAAGTTTATTAAGTTCTTAAAAGATTGGCTTTTAGAGCATATAGGCTTTCAAGATAAAAAATTTGTAAATGAAATTAAAGAAGCTTTAAAGAAAAAAGAAGGCAATTAATAAAAGCATTATTAATATAGTTTATAAACATCTATGTTTATTATAATTTGTTATTATCAATTTAAAATAGAACTGTATAAAAAATAGTAGGATTGTTATAAGTGTATAAGAGTAATTCGTATGTAATTGGTGTAATTATATTAAGTATTATTAGTGCTATACTTCTATTTTTGGCGTTTCCGCCACTTAATTTATTCCCGATATCTTTTGTTGCTTTAGTTCCGCTTAATATTATAATATTTAAAGCAGATAAGATAAGGTATTATATTATATCATCTTCTATATTTGTACTGATTTTTTTTGGTATTCTTTTAATGTGGATCGTAGCTTTTATGTTAAGAGAGCTAGGATCCTTAATTTCTTTTTTGACATTATTTACTATTCTATTTTTATTGATATTTTTATTTTATTTTCCGTCAATGCTGTTAAGCGGGTTTCTTTCTAAAAAAAATCCTGAATTTAGATTTATAGCAGTACCGGTTGTATTCACATTTATGGAATATATGCGTAATGTGGGATTTCTTGGTTTTCCATGGGGGATTATTGGATATTCTCAATGGAATTTTTCTATATTCATACAATCAGCAGATATATTTGGAGTATTAGGAATAAGCTTTTTTGTTTATTTTTCTAATTCAATTATTGCTCATTATTTATTATTATATGCTGAGAAAGATAAAATTAAATATAAAAAGCCGTATATACCAGCA
It contains:
- the hslV gene encoding ATP-dependent protease subunit HslV, which gives rise to MFKGTTICAVCRDGVTAIAGDGQVTLGETVMKPNAVKLRKLYGGKVISGFAGSTADAFTLFEKFEKRLQEFSGDLTRAAVELAREWRTDKMLRNLQALIIVASKEKMLLLSGNGDVIESENNILAIGSGGQYAKAAAMALSENTDLSAKEIARKSLEIASKICIYTNSNISLEVIE
- the hslU gene encoding ATP-dependent protease ATPase subunit HslU, coding for MSFDAKLESELTPRKIVEALDQYIIGQTEAKRSVAIALRNRYRRRHLPDELRDEVAPKNIILIGPTGVGKTEIARRLAKLVNAPFIKVEATKYTEVGYVGRDVESMVRDLVNVAIFDLKTAMMKEVEKEATEIALDKLAKLLLPSVKKENDENMSEEEAEKKKNAKEQIKKRIQNGDFDESYVEIKISSGNNRMFGIIPGMGFEESDMIQSMVGSIMPTNKKHKRLRVKEAKKYLINEASESLIDMDKITSDALSLTENMGIIFLDEIDKIASGNKTDSADVARHGVQRDLLPIVEGTTVNTRYGPIKTDHILFIAAGAFHINKPSDLIPELQGRFPIRVELKALSKDDFKDILVNPKNAITKQYQELLKTEGVTIEFEEEALSAIADIAYNINTNVENIGARRLYTIMEKVFEEISFSADEHKGEFIKINADNIKESMKDIEDNRDISRYIL
- a CDS encoding bacteriohemerythrin, translated to MDNNNEQQESTVFIKWVPLYETRHKLIDSQHKELVNIVNELYLATVDNNANTNEAFIKAIKKCIDYTQYHFKTEEKIMDLINYSDAENHKAMHKSFYLEIVDQIRKYEEGQPFVANKFIKFLKDWLLEHIGFQDKKFVNEIKEALKKKEGN